A window from Citrobacter amalonaticus encodes these proteins:
- the narH gene encoding nitrate reductase subunit beta, translated as MKIRSQVGMVLNLDKCIGCHTCSVTCKNVWTSREGMEYAWFNNVESKPGVGFPNDWENQEKWKGGWIRKINGKLQPRMGNRAMLLGKIFANPHLPGIDDYYEPFDYDYQNLHNAPESKHQPIARPRSLITGKRMDKITSGPNWEEILGGEFEKRAKDQNFENMQKAMYGQFENTFMMYLPRLCEHCLNPACVATCPSGAIYKREEDGIVLIDQDKCRGWRMCITGCPYKKIYFNWKSGKSEKCIFCYPRIEAGQPTVCSETCVGRIRYLGVLLYDADAIESAASTEHEKDLYQRQLDVFLDPNDPVVIEQALKDGIPLSVIDAAQQSPVYKMAMDWKLALPLHPEYRTLPMVWYVPPLSPIQSAADAGELGSNGILPDVDSLRIPVQYLANLLTAGDTQPVLLALKRMLAMRHYKRAETVDGKVDTRALEEVGLSEAQAQEMYRYLAIANYEDRFVVPSSHRELARDAFPEKSGCGFTFGDGCHGSDTKFNLFNSRRIDAIDVTSKTEPHQ; from the coding sequence ATGAAAATTCGTTCACAAGTCGGCATGGTGCTGAATCTCGATAAGTGCATCGGCTGCCACACCTGTTCTGTGACCTGTAAAAATGTCTGGACCAGCCGCGAAGGGATGGAATACGCCTGGTTCAACAACGTGGAAAGCAAGCCTGGCGTTGGTTTCCCGAATGACTGGGAAAACCAGGAGAAATGGAAGGGCGGCTGGATCCGTAAAATCAACGGCAAACTGCAGCCGCGTATGGGGAACCGTGCGATGCTGCTCGGTAAAATTTTCGCCAACCCGCATCTGCCGGGAATTGACGACTATTACGAGCCGTTTGACTACGACTACCAGAACCTGCACAACGCGCCGGAAAGTAAGCACCAGCCGATTGCCCGTCCACGCTCGCTGATTACCGGCAAGCGGATGGACAAAATCACCAGCGGTCCGAACTGGGAAGAAATTCTGGGTGGCGAATTTGAAAAACGCGCCAAAGACCAGAACTTCGAAAACATGCAGAAGGCGATGTACGGTCAGTTTGAAAACACCTTCATGATGTATCTGCCGCGCCTGTGCGAGCACTGCCTCAACCCGGCGTGCGTGGCGACCTGCCCGAGCGGCGCCATCTACAAGCGTGAAGAAGACGGCATCGTGCTGATCGACCAGGATAAGTGCCGCGGCTGGCGGATGTGCATCACCGGCTGTCCGTACAAAAAGATCTACTTCAACTGGAAGAGTGGGAAGTCCGAGAAGTGCATCTTCTGTTATCCGCGTATTGAAGCTGGCCAGCCAACCGTCTGTTCCGAAACCTGCGTGGGCCGTATTCGTTATCTCGGCGTACTGCTGTATGACGCAGATGCGATTGAAAGCGCGGCGAGCACCGAACACGAAAAAGATCTGTATCAGCGCCAACTGGATGTCTTCCTCGATCCGAACGACCCGGTGGTCATCGAACAGGCGCTGAAAGACGGTATTCCATTGAGCGTGATTGATGCCGCACAGCAGTCGCCGGTTTATAAAATGGCGATGGACTGGAAGCTGGCACTGCCGCTGCATCCGGAATATCGCACGCTGCCGATGGTATGGTATGTGCCGCCGCTGTCCCCGATTCAGTCGGCGGCGGATGCGGGTGAGCTTGGCAGCAACGGCATTCTGCCGGACGTCGACAGCCTGCGTATTCCGGTTCAGTACCTTGCTAACTTGCTCACCGCAGGCGATACCCAACCGGTGCTGCTGGCGCTGAAACGGATGCTGGCGATGCGTCACTATAAACGTGCGGAAACCGTTGACGGTAAAGTGGATACCCGCGCGCTGGAAGAGGTGGGCTTAAGCGAAGCACAGGCGCAGGAGATGTACCGCTATCTGGCGATTGCCAACTACGAAGATCGTTTTGTCGTACCGAGTAGCCATCGTGAACTGGCGCGGGATGCGTTCCCGGAGAAAAGCGGTTGTGGCTTTACCTTCGGCGACGGTTGCCACGGTTCTGACACCAAATTCAACCTGTTCAACAGCCGCCGCATTGACGCCATCGATGTGACCAGCAAAACGGAGCCGCACCAATGA